DNA sequence from the Cyanobacteriota bacterium genome:
GGCTGCTACCGATCAGATTACCCTCAGGGCTGCAAATTTACCCTCTCAAGGCATGGAAATTCAGTTGCTAACCTACACGTTTTAACTCTCTCTGAAGGTGAAGCCTCTGGGTAAGCAGGCAGCAACACTTCGTTAGTATCTGCGTGGCTACCGTGTGCGAAAAGAGCACTAGCACCCTATGTTCGCAGCGTTTTACTCCATGGATTCAGCTCAGAGATGTCGTTGCCTAATGCCCTTACCCTGACAGTTTTGTCACCATCCTGATGACTATTAGCACTCGACTTTTCCATAAGCAGTTGAGCTAGCTATCACCCACCACTAACTGGGGGAATCAATACCACCTCATCTCCATCGTGCAATATTGTTTCTGGTTCTACAAACTGCAAATTTACTCCAAAGCGGGTTACTTCTCGCCAGCGCTCTAGTTCTGGGCGGTCTGCAATCAGGCGATCGCGGACTGTTGATACCATCGTTCCTACAGGGAATCGTAACTGCAAGTCTGTAACTCCATAGGCATCTTGATAGGCCGCAAATAGCTTAACAGTAACTGTCACCTCACCAGTTTGTGGTTGCTTCATAAAACCCTCATAAACCTTGTAGAAAAGCCCTTTCAGCTTCACAGTATCCTTAAGTAAAGTTACGTAGTTACAGGGACGCAATTTATGATGCAAGAGCTTCACAATGAAATTATCTGACGAGTATGTCTGAGAGGAACTGGACAAGCAGGGGGCAACTAGTTTTGTTCAGGTACTCTTGGCTCATAGGACATTCTTGTCAGACTAGTTGCCTGACTCCGGGGGCTTGTGGGGTCAGGCATTTTTTTGGATAAGTGACAGTTTTTCACACTCATCTATATTCCACCGGGTTCATAGTCAGGGTGCTAGGAACTTTGAGCTGAATGCAGAAGCATCGTCCTTAAGCCCTATATCCAGCCCCCAAAAAGGCGTTACAATTCTTTATGATTTAGGATGATGAACTGCAACCAGACGATGTGATTTATGTTACTGACCCCCGCTGATCGCACCAAACTGGATGATACTGACGATAGTCTGTTCTATGATTTCCCTCGCTTTGTTACCCATGTAGATGACAACTTTATCCATCAGCTAACCGATTTGTATCGCCAACGCCTACAACCCCACACTCGTATTTTGGATCTCATGAGCAGTTGGGTGTCTCATCTGCCCCCAGAGATGGAATTTACTCATGTCGAAGGTCATGGCATGAACGCTGAGGAACTAGCTCGCAATCCTCGCCTGCACCACTATTTTGTCCAGAATTTGAATAAAGATCCTCAGTTGCCGTTGGCAGATGAATCCTTTGATGCCGTCTTAAACACGGTGTCAGTGCAATACCTGCAATATCCTGAGGCCGTGTTTTATGAGATTCACCGGGTTTTGAAGCCAGGTGGCATTGCGATTGTCAGCTTTTCCAACCGGATGTTCTATCAAAAGGCAATTCAAGCATGGCGTGACGGGTCGGACGCTGATCGCATTACCCTTGTGAAGCGTTACTTTCAATCAGTACCGGGATTCACCGCGCCAGAAGTCATTGTCCGTTCTGGTCAGGGAATACCAGTGCTGCAACTATTGGGCATGGGTGCCTCGGATCCCTTCTATGCTGTGATAGCAACCCGATCGACCCCATAGCTCGGCTAGTTTTCAACCATTCTTTGCCAATGACAGTATCCAATTGTGGTAGAAGGGCATAGAAAATTTACAGGTAACGATTTTTTAGGGCTACTATATGGGAAAAGCAGGATAAGAAACGCAAGGCTTCACGCCTTCGTGAGAGATTCCTATTTATAGAGATAGGTTTCAGTAGCATTAGATTTCGGAATTGATCAGTTTAACTATTTGGATCCATGAGTGTGTTGAGGAGAACTGGAGCGTCACCATCGTCAGGAGTGTCCCCCAAGACACCACCCAAGTCTGCAGTCAACAAATCTGTCATCAACAAGTCTGCAACCAAGGTGACTACTGCCAAGGGAGCTTCTCCTAAGCGGCCTGTGCGCAAGACACCGCCATTGCTGCAATTTACCCAAGCGGTTGCCAGGGTTACCGGGGGCACAATCTTGGGGGTCACAATGTTAGCTAGCTCAGTCATTGCTGGTGGGCTAGTAGGCTTGGCGATCAGCTTCCGTAACTTGCCTGATGTCAGAGTATTGCGTAACTATGTACCTGTTGAAACTAGCTACATCTACGATATTAACGGCAAGTTACTCTCCAGTATGCATGGGGAAGCCAACCGGGAGAACATGCCTCTAAACCAAATATCACCCAACTTGAAATTAGCCGTATTGGCGATCGAAGACAGTCAC
Encoded proteins:
- a CDS encoding class I SAM-dependent methyltransferase — protein: MLLTPADRTKLDDTDDSLFYDFPRFVTHVDDNFIHQLTDLYRQRLQPHTRILDLMSSWVSHLPPEMEFTHVEGHGMNAEELARNPRLHHYFVQNLNKDPQLPLADESFDAVLNTVSVQYLQYPEAVFYEIHRVLKPGGIAIVSFSNRMFYQKAIQAWRDGSDADRITLVKRYFQSVPGFTAPEVIVRSGQGIPVLQLLGMGASDPFYAVIATRSTP
- a CDS encoding MoaD/ThiS family protein, which produces MKQPQTGEVTVTVKLFAAYQDAYGVTDLQLRFPVGTMVSTVRDRLIADRPELERWREVTRFGVNLQFVEPETILHDGDEVVLIPPVSGG